GGGAAATTGTGGGATATATTAAAGTTAAAGTAAATGATGATATTCCTAAATTGGAAATTCTTAAAAAGATATGTGAGAATTTGAAAAAATAAAAAAATAAAAATGCAAATCGAAGATTTGCTTTTATATCTTTTTGTGGTTATATTATAGTAAGTTCAAAAACTGTCCCTTTATTGTTCCAAATAATTAAGTGCGATAAGACGAATTAATATAATATAATCTTATTTACAAAATATGGGGTGAAACAGTTCGAAGATTGACTATATAGTATGGGAGCTCCCAATTATAGCATGTTCAAAAAGTGTATTCTTTAAATGTCCAAAAATACAATGAGCTCCCTTCCATAAATTATAAAGAATATTTATTGTATGTCATATTTTTGTGTAAAAAGTTCCTGAACATACCATATATTATTTTTTATTAGCTTCTTTTAATAATGAAACATAACCAACAAATGCACCAGAGGATATAGTATCACCCAATCCAACAGTAGATTTTGGAACATCTACTAATCTTGATGGTGTTGCCACAATTTTATAGTTTTTATATTTTTCTTCTTTTTGTAGGTTATCCACTATTGATTTAAATAATTCATTATATTTATTGTGGGGGACAGTTAATCCCTTCAACAGGTCTGAAACTTTTGATATTTCTCCTAATTTTGCCTTTGTAGCTGCAAGTATTGTGGCCAATTCAAGAATTTTTTTAAGTTGTTTTGTAGTTAATGGATTATCCTTTTTACACATTACCAGAATATAATATAGGGTATGAACTTGCAGGAGCTCCAAGTTAGGATATGTTTCCATTATAATTTTCGATGCTTCTACCACATCTTCCATTTTACTATCTTTTATTATTTTTTGCCCTAATTCTTCATATCCCATAGTGCTAATTAAATTGCCAACTTCTGTTTCATCCATACCCAAACAGTCCATTTTTGGAAGTATTCTATTAATTATATTTTTTCTGAGATTTATATTTTGAATAGATGCAAATTCCAAATGAATTTTTATTTTTTTATTTTTTTGCCGTAATAAATCCAAATCCTCCTCAGCCTTTGTGAAATAATATTCGTATGTCTTTCCATCGCTGTATTTTTCTTTTATGCCCTGATATCCTGAAAATATGGCACAATCAATTTGTTCTCCTATTTCTGGAAGTTTTTCTTTTAAATCTTCTTTTATTTCTAATCTTAATTTATCTGGTCTTGACGCTACAATAAATCTATTTGCAATAGGTGTAATTATGTGTTTGTCGCCCAATTTAAATTCTATTCCTTCTTTATATTCAAATATCCTATTTATTTTTAAAGGGTCATTTTCTTTATAAGATTCTATTGGTTTTTTTAACACTAAATTGCCATCTACAACGGAAGGATATACTAAATTATCATTATCTACAAACATTTCCGCCTGTTTCTTTGATAAAATTGGAGAATAAGCTATAACTTTTTTTGTCCTTAAAATTGATAAAAGATTTGCTATAATTCCAACCTGCCCTCCCATTCTTTCTTCATCATATTTAAAATTGTCAAACCATTTATTTAAATTTTCATCATCTAAAAGAGGAACCTCTGCTGGTTTTCCATTGGCCATGGCATGAATTAACCTAGCAATATAATCGATAGGATTACAGATTTTTCTAGGATATTCATTATATTTTTCAATTATATCGTCCTCCCCATATCGTTCTATGAGATTTTGAATTTCTTTTCCACTCGTATAATATTTTATGGCATCAACATTTACATTATATGCCAAAAAAATACTTATATTTGAAAAATCCAAATAATCCATGCATTCCCTATATTCTTTATATTCATTACAACTTGTATCCATAATTGCACCACCAAAAAAACAGCAAATATTGATTATATCAATGCGGAATATACAAAAATACTAAAAATACATATTTAAAGGATATTTTATATTTCAATGCAATATTTTTTAGTAGGTTTGGACTCTTTTATTTCATCAACTGGACATTCCTCCAATAATTTCCGCGTAATTATTTTACCTCCTTCAACTGCTGGCTGGTTAAAAGCATTAATTTCAAGGAGCTCCCCCATGAATGCCGTCTGCATCTCATATAAATATATTAATTTTCCAATAGTATATTCATTTAATTCATCTATATTGATACTAATATTTGGAATTTTATTATTAGTTAGTGAAATTTCAGTTCCTTTTTGCTCACTGTGTATTAGCGTTGATAAAGTCCGATTGTTTAGATAGTTGGAGCTCCGTATTTTTAAATCATATTTGAATTTATGCACGGTTATAAATGTAATAATTATATTTTTTAATCCATCCATATATAATTGAAGCTGAGAATGCTGGTCTTTTGCACCAAGGGATATAACGGGAGTTTGTCCAATCCCATTTTTACCTATACTTTCGGCCCATAATTGCCTATACCATAGTCCAAATTTATGCAATCTCTCAATATATGGCATAAGCACAGAAATAGTTTTTCCCTTATTGTAGGCAATATAATGTATTGTGGCGTTCATTAATGCAGGATTTTTAAAAATATCTTTATTCCTACATAATTTGTCCATTTCCTTTGCCCCTTCGATTAGTGCTTCAATATCTATATCCATACAGCATAGTGGGGCTAGTCCCACAGCAGAAAATACAGAAAATCTTCCTCCAACATTTTCGGGCATTCTATAAAATTTATATCCTTCCCTATCTGCAATATTTTTTAATTCGCCAGTATTTGCAACTACCACAATATTTTTTTTATAATCCTTTGTTATGCCTTTCAATTTTTCTTCAATTATCAAAAAATTTGCAAGAGTTTCAGCAGTATTTCCAGATTTGCTTATGGCAAATACCAATGTTTTTTTTAAATTAATAATATTTAAAATCTCAAAAGTTTTTTCTGGGTCAGAATTATCCAAAAAATATACCTTTTTATCATTAAGGTCATTGTAGTGTATTCCTTTTACTCCTTCATATATTGCCTGAGTTCCCAATATTGAACCCCCCATTCCAATAACTACTATATTGTCAAAATCTTTTGAATATTCTTTTAGTTCATAATATATCAATATATCATCATAAATAATCTTCATAAATCCTAATTCATCATTTTTGCATTTTTGCATAACCTTGTCATATGCCGTATTTATTTTCTCTTTTATGTTCACAAAATCTAAGAGTGATATCCCCTCTTCATATATAATTTCATCCATGATATTTGTGTAATTTAATTCTATGTTCATTATTTCCCCTCTATTCTTAATTATATATCATTAATTATTTGATGTAAAAAGTTCTCGAACAGACCACATATAAAATCCTTTAAATTTTCATATCTATACACTATATAATTTATACCTCATATCTTGCCATATGTGTGGGTATAAATTGCACCTCCAAATAGTGCCTTATATTTATCTGCACTGTCATTATTTTGCCAACTCAAATTTTTAAATACATGATTATAACAATTTTTCATCATATTATTCAAAGGACTACCTTTTTCATATGGACTTTTAGGGCAATTGCCATGACTATACTCTAAAAACATGCATACTTCTTCAATACGATAATATGTCCAATTTAAGGCATGTCCAATAGCCCACATTAATCCTACTTTATCGTAATTTTTAAACAAAATTCCAGTAGCTTCATGAAAATTGGGGTTATTTAATATGTCTGGATTTAATGAAATTATGGAGTCTTTTAATCCCCCCACCTCTCTTGCGATTACTGGTGTGCAGTGTGCCATGGATTCCATTTGAACTAATCCACATGGCTCCCATAATGAAGGTGTAATTGTCCAATCGCTACTAGCATATATGATCGAAGATAATGGCATGCAGTGTCCAATTAGTGCCATGACATTTCCATTATATGATTCGGCAAAATCAGCCAAATTTTTCTCTATTCGTTCATC
The window above is part of the Methanococcus aeolicus Nankai-3 genome. Proteins encoded here:
- the pfkC gene encoding ADP-specific phosphofructokinase translates to MDTSCNEYKEYRECMDYLDFSNISIFLAYNVNVDAIKYYTSGKEIQNLIERYGEDDIIEKYNEYPRKICNPIDYIARLIHAMANGKPAEVPLLDDENLNKWFDNFKYDEERMGGQVGIIANLLSILRTKKVIAYSPILSKKQAEMFVDNDNLVYPSVVDGNLVLKKPIESYKENDPLKINRIFEYKEGIEFKLGDKHIITPIANRFIVASRPDKLRLEIKEDLKEKLPEIGEQIDCAIFSGYQGIKEKYSDGKTYEYYFTKAEEDLDLLRQKNKKIKIHLEFASIQNINLRKNIINRILPKMDCLGMDETEVGNLISTMGYEELGQKIIKDSKMEDVVEASKIIMETYPNLELLQVHTLYYILVMCKKDNPLTTKQLKKILELATILAATKAKLGEISKVSDLLKGLTVPHNKYNELFKSIVDNLQKEEKYKNYKIVATPSRLVDVPKSTVGLGDTISSGAFVGYVSLLKEANKK
- the pgi gene encoding glucose-6-phosphate isomerase, with amino-acid sequence MNIELNYTNIMDEIIYEEGISLLDFVNIKEKINTAYDKVMQKCKNDELGFMKIIYDDILIYYELKEYSKDFDNIVVIGMGGSILGTQAIYEGVKGIHYNDLNDKKVYFLDNSDPEKTFEILNIINLKKTLVFAISKSGNTAETLANFLIIEEKLKGITKDYKKNIVVVANTGELKNIADREGYKFYRMPENVGGRFSVFSAVGLAPLCCMDIDIEALIEGAKEMDKLCRNKDIFKNPALMNATIHYIAYNKGKTISVLMPYIERLHKFGLWYRQLWAESIGKNGIGQTPVISLGAKDQHSQLQLYMDGLKNIIITFITVHKFKYDLKIRSSNYLNNRTLSTLIHSEQKGTEISLTNNKIPNISINIDELNEYTIGKLIYLYEMQTAFMGELLEINAFNQPAVEGGKIITRKLLEECPVDEIKESKPTKKYCIEI